A genome region from Pseudomonas sp. N3-W includes the following:
- a CDS encoding bifunctional O-antigen ligase/aminoglycoside phosphotransferase family protein: MLLHEPVFIALLLFAAWAMLSLCWGPPDDESALSQFKPPLHIMLLFAGCYLLVRYRSEIIQPLLFSAAVVGLIASIYNLYMFSRLYEPGMRLIGGGAFDNPLLSSHVFGFFCAYWLSLSMTCKHRAMLWLSLPAMAVMFAAIIATGSRTPLVALTMAALWLGFICWNRRSIILLGVLLIGGATIGVLFSQMIIGRGDSYRFEIWQIVLHKIAEHPWIGHGFNASLSVDPGAGFTLEEPHSFALGVLYYVGIFGLIPWLFFQAWSLLSSWRNRVQPLFIVASTWLVFGIGAGLTEGGGILSRPKEHWFLLWIPLALIAALSINQRARRLLTIPVIPLTPTAFEQMTANARVIEEDGLGPKVLRLTDGNFLKLFRRRRCYTSGSFNPYSERFAVNSEQLRDMGIPTPQTLNLYRLKNGSSAVHYCPLPGNTLRQVLQGITAPAVRQALVERFGKFMAQLHERGVYFRSLHLGNVLVLEDGEFGLIDLADLRIYPSPLTLSLRQRNLRHMQRYTEDRRWLFEEHFEALLQGYGVIASKSAVDNLHRQVLAASLMAQAH; the protein is encoded by the coding sequence GTGCTGTTGCACGAGCCGGTGTTCATCGCGCTGTTGCTGTTTGCCGCCTGGGCCATGCTGAGCCTGTGCTGGGGCCCGCCGGATGATGAAAGCGCACTCAGCCAGTTCAAGCCCCCACTGCATATCATGCTTTTATTCGCCGGTTGCTACCTGCTGGTGCGCTACCGCAGTGAGATCATCCAGCCCCTGCTGTTCAGCGCGGCAGTCGTCGGCCTGATCGCCTCGATCTACAACCTGTACATGTTCAGCCGCCTCTATGAGCCAGGCATGCGCCTGATTGGTGGAGGCGCATTCGACAACCCGCTGCTCAGTTCCCACGTCTTCGGATTCTTCTGCGCCTACTGGCTGAGCCTGAGCATGACCTGCAAGCATCGCGCAATGCTTTGGCTCAGCTTGCCAGCGATGGCCGTCATGTTCGCCGCCATCATCGCCACCGGCTCCAGAACGCCTCTGGTGGCTTTGACCATGGCAGCGTTGTGGCTGGGTTTCATCTGCTGGAACCGTCGCTCAATCATTCTGCTCGGCGTCCTGTTAATCGGCGGGGCGACCATTGGTGTGCTGTTTTCACAGATGATCATCGGACGCGGTGATTCCTACCGCTTCGAGATCTGGCAGATTGTCCTGCATAAAATTGCCGAGCACCCCTGGATCGGCCATGGTTTCAACGCCAGCTTGTCGGTGGATCCCGGTGCCGGTTTCACGCTAGAGGAACCTCATAGTTTCGCCTTGGGCGTGCTCTATTACGTCGGGATTTTCGGCCTGATCCCCTGGCTGTTTTTTCAAGCCTGGAGCCTGCTGAGCAGTTGGCGCAATCGTGTGCAACCGCTGTTCATCGTTGCATCGACCTGGCTGGTATTTGGCATTGGCGCGGGCCTGACCGAAGGCGGGGGAATTCTCTCGCGGCCCAAGGAGCACTGGTTCCTGCTATGGATTCCGCTGGCGCTGATCGCCGCACTGAGCATCAATCAGCGCGCCAGACGTTTGCTGACCATCCCGGTCATCCCCCTGACGCCGACGGCCTTTGAGCAAATGACGGCAAATGCCCGCGTGATCGAAGAGGATGGCCTGGGGCCCAAGGTCCTCCGGCTGACCGATGGCAACTTTCTCAAACTGTTCCGTCGCCGCCGCTGTTACACCTCAGGCAGCTTCAATCCGTACTCTGAACGCTTTGCCGTCAATAGCGAGCAATTGCGCGACATGGGTATCCCGACACCGCAGACCCTGAACCTGTATCGCCTCAAAAACGGCAGCAGTGCGGTGCATTATTGTCCTTTGCCGGGCAACACGTTGCGTCAGGTGCTGCAAGGCATAACCGCCCCGGCGGTGCGCCAGGCCCTGGTAGAGCGTTTCGGCAAGTTCATGGCGCAGTTGCATGAGCGCGGCGTGTATTTCCGCTCCCTGCACCTGGGCAACGTACTGGTACTGGAAGATGGCGAGTTCGGCTTGATCGACCTGGCCGACTTGCGTATTTACCCATCGCCGCTGACCCTGTCCCTGCGTCAACGCAACTTGCGTCACATGCAACGCTATACCGAGGACCGGCGCTGGTTGTTCGAAGAGCATTTCGAAGCGCTGCTTCAGGGCTATGGGGTCATAGCGTCGAAATCCGCCGTCGATAACCTGCACAGGCAAGTGCTGGCCGCCAGCCTCATGGCCCAGGCGCATTAA
- the msbA gene encoding lipid A export permease/ATP-binding protein MsbA: MTDSSLSASPSSLKIYFRLLGYVRPYISLFLISIVGFLIFASTQPMLGYILKYFVDGLSNPEAVLFPTVPYLRDLQLLQAVPLLIILIAAWQGLGSYLGNYFLAKVSLGLVHDLRVQLFNNLLVLPNRYFDKHNSGHLISRITFNVTMVTGAATDAIKVVIREGMTVIFLFASLMFMNWKLTLVMVAILPLIAVMVRTASKKFRKQSKKIQAAMGDVTHVASETIQGYRVVRSFGGEVYEEKRFLQASQGNTDKQLRMTRTGAIYTPLLQLVIYTAMAILMFLVLYLRGDASAGDMIAYITLAGLLPKPIRQLSEVSSTIQKGVAGAESIFEQLDVEPEVDTGTIERDVVSGRLDVRNLSFTYPDTERQVLNDISFSVEPGQMVALVGRSGSGKSTLANLIPRFYHHDKGEILIDGIEVEQYKLLNLRKHIAQVTQHVTLFSDTVANNIAYGDLADAPREDVEKAAKDAYAMDFIAQLPLGLDTQVGENGVLLSGGQRQRLAIARALLKNAPVLILDEATSALDTESERHIQAALDQVMKGRTTLVIAHRLSTIEKADLILVMDQGRIVERGTHADLLAQNGYYARLNAMGLDAPTADIA, encoded by the coding sequence ATGACCGACTCCAGTCTCTCCGCAAGCCCCTCGAGCTTGAAAATCTACTTCCGTCTGCTCGGTTATGTTCGACCGTACATCAGTCTGTTTCTGATCAGCATCGTCGGCTTTCTGATTTTCGCTTCGACACAGCCAATGCTCGGCTACATCCTCAAGTACTTCGTTGATGGCCTGTCCAATCCGGAGGCGGTGCTGTTCCCGACGGTACCGTACCTGCGTGACCTGCAACTGTTGCAGGCGGTGCCACTGCTGATCATCCTGATCGCGGCATGGCAGGGCCTCGGTTCCTACCTGGGCAACTACTTCCTGGCCAAGGTTTCGCTGGGGCTGGTTCACGACCTGCGGGTGCAGCTGTTCAACAACCTGCTGGTGCTGCCCAACCGGTATTTCGACAAGCATAACTCGGGTCACCTGATTTCACGCATCACCTTCAACGTGACCATGGTCACCGGGGCGGCCACAGATGCGATCAAGGTCGTTATCCGTGAAGGCATGACAGTGATCTTCCTGTTCGCCTCGTTGATGTTCATGAACTGGAAGCTGACGCTGGTCATGGTCGCCATCCTGCCGCTGATCGCCGTCATGGTGCGCACCGCGAGCAAGAAATTCCGCAAGCAGAGCAAGAAAATCCAGGCCGCCATGGGTGATGTGACCCACGTGGCATCGGAAACCATCCAGGGCTATCGCGTGGTGCGCAGCTTCGGTGGCGAAGTCTACGAAGAAAAACGGTTTCTTCAAGCCAGCCAGGGCAACACCGACAAGCAACTGCGTATGACCCGTACCGGCGCCATCTATACGCCGCTGTTGCAGCTGGTCATCTATACCGCCATGGCGATATTGATGTTCCTGGTGCTGTACCTGCGCGGCGATGCCTCGGCCGGTGACATGATCGCCTACATTACCCTGGCCGGCCTGCTGCCCAAGCCGATTCGCCAGTTGTCCGAAGTCAGCTCGACCATCCAGAAAGGCGTGGCCGGTGCCGAGAGCATTTTCGAGCAACTGGACGTCGAGCCTGAAGTCGACACCGGCACCATCGAACGCGATGTCGTCAGCGGCCGTCTGGACGTACGTAACCTGAGCTTCACCTACCCCGATACCGAGCGTCAGGTCCTCAACGACATCAGTTTCTCGGTTGAGCCGGGGCAGATGGTGGCGCTGGTCGGCCGTTCGGGCAGTGGCAAATCGACCCTGGCCAACCTGATTCCACGCTTCTATCACCACGACAAGGGCGAAATCCTGATCGATGGCATTGAAGTAGAGCAGTACAAGCTGCTGAATCTGCGCAAGCATATTGCCCAGGTGACCCAGCATGTGACGCTGTTCAGCGACACCGTGGCCAACAACATCGCTTATGGCGATCTGGCCGATGCGCCTCGTGAAGATGTCGAGAAAGCGGCGAAAGATGCCTACGCCATGGACTTCATCGCACAGTTGCCTTTGGGCCTGGACACTCAGGTCGGCGAGAACGGTGTGCTGTTGTCCGGTGGCCAGCGTCAGCGTCTGGCAATCGCCCGGGCGTTGCTCAAGAACGCGCCGGTGCTGATTCTCGACGAGGCCACTTCAGCCCTCGACACCGAATCGGAGCGGCACATTCAGGCCGCGCTGGATCAGGTCATGAAAGGTCGCACGACGCTGGTGATCGCTCACCGTCTGTCGACCATCGAAAAGGCTGATCTGATTCTGGTCATGGATCAGGGCCGTATCGTCGAGCGCGGCACCCATGCCGACCTGCTGGCACAGAACGGCTACTACGCCCGCCTGAACGCCATGGGGCTGGATGCGCCGACTGCGGATATCGCTTGA
- a CDS encoding sulfotransferase family protein, whose amino-acid sequence MLQRLLWKLLPKSQRSFLLARLSVVDRQVVNKSMSDNRHFPEAFQKLSCLFIHVPKCAGSSVCEALFDDWRPGHLPLYWYAEQFPEQFASSYKFAFVRDPLERAYSAYAFLRGNKLGRRDQAAQQLVSHYRDFDDFVARWLHAETIGRQLHFAAQTDFLTDSLGHLALDFIGYQEHLERDFRLVCEHLKLPAVLPHVNSSTQRQPIPARDFCTVRTQRLVRRVYQRDYEMLGYE is encoded by the coding sequence ATGTTGCAACGGTTACTCTGGAAGCTTTTACCCAAGTCCCAGCGTTCTTTTCTGCTTGCGCGCCTGTCGGTAGTCGACCGTCAGGTGGTGAACAAGTCGATGTCTGACAATCGGCATTTTCCAGAAGCATTTCAGAAACTTTCCTGTCTTTTCATTCACGTACCCAAATGTGCCGGCAGCAGTGTGTGCGAAGCACTGTTCGATGATTGGCGTCCCGGACATTTGCCCTTGTACTGGTACGCGGAACAGTTTCCCGAGCAATTTGCCTCCAGTTACAAATTTGCCTTTGTCCGCGATCCACTGGAAAGGGCCTATTCGGCATACGCTTTTCTGCGAGGAAACAAGTTGGGGCGGCGTGATCAGGCGGCGCAGCAACTGGTCAGCCACTACCGCGACTTTGATGATTTCGTGGCTCGCTGGCTGCATGCGGAGACGATCGGCCGCCAACTGCACTTTGCGGCGCAAACGGATTTCCTCACCGATTCGCTGGGACATCTGGCGCTGGACTTCATCGGTTATCAGGAACACCTGGAGCGGGACTTCCGGCTGGTCTGCGAGCACCTGAAGCTCCCAGCCGTGTTGCCCCATGTCAACAGCTCGACACAGCGTCAGCCCATACCCGCCCGTGATTTTTGCACCGTACGGACCCAGCGCCTGGTGCGCCGGGTGTATCAACGTGACTACGAGATGCTTGGTTATGAATAA
- the cysC gene encoding adenylyl-sulfate kinase, with product MNKVLPMFPQKLVIRPYGLSLSNEARAALKSQRPRCLWLTGLSGSGKSTLANALEVQLNQLGLHTFLLDGDNVRAGLCSDLGMSAQCRQENIRRMAEVARLMVDAGLIVIVAAISPFRADRDTARRLFAEGDFIETYVSTSFEVCAQRDTKGLYRAALQGRIKDFTGVDSPYEAPLAAECEIDTQNLELDEACARLSAFLLNK from the coding sequence ATGAATAAAGTCTTGCCGATGTTTCCGCAAAAGCTGGTGATACGCCCTTACGGTTTGTCTTTGTCGAATGAGGCCCGGGCTGCGCTCAAGTCACAGCGCCCCCGGTGTCTCTGGCTGACCGGCTTGTCCGGCTCGGGCAAGTCGACGCTGGCCAACGCCCTTGAGGTGCAACTCAATCAACTGGGGCTGCACACATTCCTGCTGGATGGCGACAACGTGCGCGCCGGTTTGTGCAGCGATCTTGGGATGAGTGCGCAGTGTCGTCAGGAAAATATCCGACGCATGGCCGAAGTCGCCCGTTTGATGGTCGATGCCGGGTTGATTGTCATTGTGGCGGCCATTTCGCCGTTTCGCGCGGACCGGGATACGGCTCGCCGGTTGTTTGCCGAAGGCGATTTTATCGAGACCTATGTGAGCACTTCATTCGAAGTGTGCGCGCAACGTGATACCAAAGGTCTGTATCGGGCCGCATTGCAAGGCCGGATCAAGGACTTCACGGGTGTCGACAGCCCATATGAGGCACCGCTGGCGGCAGAGTGCGAAATTGACACGCAGAACCTTGAGTTGGACGAAGCTTGTGCTCGGCTGTCGGCTTTCCTGCTCAATAAATGA
- the hldE gene encoding bifunctional D-glycero-beta-D-manno-heptose-7-phosphate kinase/D-glycero-beta-D-manno-heptose 1-phosphate adenylyltransferase HldE produces MKLSMPRFDQAPVLVVGDVMLDRYWHGGTSRISPEAPVPVVKVEQIEDRPGGAANVALNIAALGAPASLVGVTGDDEAADSLVNSLKGAGVRALFQRIAHQPTIVKLRVMSRHQQLLRIDFEEPFATDALALGAQVDELLEGIKVLVLSDYGKGALKNHQALIQAARARGIPVLADPKGKDFSIYRGASLITPNLSEFEAIVGGCADEHELVSKGATLMHDLDLGALLVTRGEHGMTLLRPDHPALHLPARAREVFDVTGAGDTVISTLAAAIAAGEELPHAVALANLAAGIVVGKLGTAAISAPELRRAIQREEGSERGVLGLEQLLLAVDDARAHNERIVFTNGCFDILHAGHVTYLEQARAQGDRLIVAVNDDASVSRLKGPGRPINSVDRRMAVLAGLGAVDWVISFAEGTPENLLREVKPDVLVKGGDYGIDQVVGADIVTAYGGTVKVLGLVENSSTTAIVEKIRNN; encoded by the coding sequence ATGAAGTTGTCCATGCCGCGATTCGATCAAGCCCCTGTCTTGGTGGTCGGCGATGTCATGCTCGACCGTTACTGGCATGGTGGTACCTCACGGATTTCCCCTGAGGCGCCGGTGCCAGTGGTCAAGGTCGAGCAAATCGAAGACCGTCCAGGCGGTGCCGCCAACGTTGCCCTCAACATTGCCGCACTCGGTGCGCCGGCCTCTCTGGTTGGTGTAACCGGTGACGACGAAGCCGCCGACAGTCTGGTCAATAGCCTCAAGGGCGCCGGTGTGCGGGCATTGTTCCAGCGCATCGCGCACCAGCCGACCATCGTCAAACTGCGGGTCATGAGCCGTCACCAGCAATTGCTGCGTATCGACTTCGAAGAACCCTTTGCCACCGACGCCCTTGCGCTTGGCGCGCAAGTCGACGAGTTGCTTGAAGGCATCAAGGTGCTGGTGTTGTCCGACTACGGCAAAGGTGCGTTGAAAAACCATCAGGCGCTGATCCAGGCTGCCCGGGCCCGGGGCATTCCGGTGCTGGCCGACCCCAAGGGCAAGGATTTCTCGATCTACCGGGGCGCGAGTCTGATTACCCCCAACCTCAGCGAATTCGAAGCCATTGTCGGCGGTTGCGCCGATGAACACGAACTGGTGAGCAAGGGCGCGACCCTGATGCACGACCTTGACCTCGGCGCCTTGCTGGTGACCCGTGGCGAACACGGCATGACCTTGTTGCGCCCGGATCATCCGGCGCTGCATTTGCCGGCGCGTGCCCGTGAAGTGTTTGATGTGACGGGTGCAGGTGACACCGTGATTTCCACGTTGGCGGCGGCAATTGCAGCCGGCGAAGAACTGCCCCACGCAGTGGCCCTGGCCAACCTGGCAGCGGGTATCGTGGTCGGCAAGCTCGGTACGGCGGCCATCAGCGCTCCGGAACTGCGTCGCGCCATTCAGCGTGAAGAAGGCTCCGAGCGCGGCGTGCTGGGTCTTGAGCAATTGCTGCTGGCCGTCGATGACGCCCGTGCGCACAACGAGCGGATTGTCTTCACCAACGGGTGCTTCGACATCCTGCACGCCGGTCACGTGACTTACCTTGAGCAAGCGCGGGCGCAGGGCGATCGTCTGATCGTCGCGGTCAATGACGATGCCTCGGTCAGCCGCCTGAAAGGGCCAGGTCGGCCGATCAACAGCGTCGACCGTCGCATGGCTGTACTGGCGGGTCTGGGCGCGGTGGATTGGGTGATCAGCTTTGCCGAAGGCACCCCGGAAAACCTGCTGCGCGAGGTCAAGCCGGACGTGTTGGTCAAGGGCGGCGATTACGGGATCGACCAGGTGGTGGGTGCCGATATCGTTACCGCTTACGGCGGGACGGTGAAAGTGCTGGGCCTGGTGGAAAACAGCTCCACGACTGCGATTGTCGAGAAGATCCGTAATAACTGA
- a CDS encoding metal ABC transporter ATPase, with translation MPRTLIRKNPSNFKTLPLHVEATPEGLSYQSVGMPLNFSQTLQRRRPVAVADAERFVLELANLGVSVRLTLHWQGRDYWVLVRQRRQDRGDVVLKLISGYVPAHELNLPLHTAIQEIAEECLLETPEGWLSGRFNDTWLPAPYSTALHYREALPFRLTPLSGAARPVRCANLQLIERPRAYVHLPTASLQLIYDLRLEVPREAKSLSLFHVDERLEGDQLVARLDRKRPDLYLMPLQDGQPMAELYTLKKDQLYPAGTRGLYLAESFAQQDGWLVRDERIRWKDWVRQQGLAPPGKDSGLARLRGKAKQLLKKIVPHKATR, from the coding sequence ATGCCGCGTACGCTCATCAGAAAGAACCCGAGCAACTTCAAGACCCTGCCGCTCCACGTCGAGGCGACGCCTGAAGGCCTGAGCTATCAGAGCGTCGGCATGCCGCTCAATTTTTCCCAGACCCTGCAACGGCGGCGACCGGTGGCCGTGGCGGACGCCGAACGGTTTGTTCTGGAGCTGGCCAACCTGGGTGTCTCGGTGCGCCTGACCCTGCACTGGCAGGGTCGCGACTACTGGGTGCTGGTGCGCCAGCGTCGGCAGGATCGTGGCGATGTGGTGCTCAAGTTGATCTCCGGCTATGTACCGGCCCATGAGCTGAACCTGCCGTTGCACACGGCCATCCAGGAGATCGCCGAAGAGTGTCTACTGGAAACACCCGAAGGCTGGCTCAGTGGCCGGTTCAACGACACCTGGCTGCCGGCGCCCTACTCGACCGCCCTGCACTATCGTGAAGCCCTGCCGTTTCGCCTGACTCCCTTGTCTGGCGCCGCTCGGCCAGTGCGTTGCGCCAATCTGCAACTGATCGAACGGCCACGCGCCTATGTGCATTTGCCCACGGCGTCGCTGCAATTGATCTATGACTTGCGCCTGGAAGTGCCCAGGGAAGCCAAATCCCTGAGTCTGTTTCATGTCGACGAACGACTGGAAGGCGATCAACTGGTGGCCCGACTGGACCGCAAGCGTCCGGATCTGTATTTGATGCCGTTGCAGGATGGGCAGCCGATGGCTGAGCTCTATACGCTGAAAAAAGACCAGCTGTACCCGGCGGGCACACGCGGACTGTATCTGGCAGAAAGCTTCGCCCAACAGGACGGCTGGCTGGTGCGCGATGAGCGGATTCGCTGGAAGGATTGGGTGCGCCAGCAGGGGTTGGCGCCGCCGGGGAAAGATTCGGGGCTGGCACGATTGCGCGGAAAGGCGAAACAGCTATTGAAGAAGATAGTGCCGCACAAGGCGACACGATAG
- a CDS encoding aldo/keto reductase, giving the protein MSQPTLHNLHRPLGSTGLLVSPLGLGTVKLGRDQGVKYPNGFQIPGDDEARMLLKLARDMGINLIDTAPAYGRSEERLGPLLRGQRQDWVIVSKVGEEFTNGQSRHDFSAAHTRLSVERSLQRLETDFIDLMLVHSDGHDLAILNDSPVYATLAELKAEGKIRGFGFSGKTVEGGLKALEQGDCAMVTYNLNEQNEKAIIDYAAAHGKAILVKKALASGHVCLSPGVDPVRASFELLFEHPGVASAIVGTINPLHLAHNVATVAQVLRGN; this is encoded by the coding sequence ATGAGCCAACCGACCCTGCACAACCTGCACCGCCCTTTGGGCAGCACCGGCCTGCTGGTTTCGCCGCTGGGCCTGGGCACGGTAAAACTGGGGCGCGATCAAGGGGTGAAATACCCCAACGGCTTTCAGATCCCAGGCGATGACGAAGCACGCATGCTGCTCAAACTCGCCCGCGACATGGGCATCAACCTGATCGATACGGCGCCGGCCTATGGCCGCAGCGAAGAGCGCCTCGGCCCGCTGCTGCGCGGTCAGCGTCAGGACTGGGTGATTGTCAGCAAGGTCGGTGAAGAATTCACCAACGGCCAGTCCCGCCACGATTTCAGCGCGGCCCATACGCGGCTATCGGTAGAGCGCAGCCTGCAACGTCTGGAGACGGATTTTATCGACCTGATGCTGGTGCACTCCGACGGCCACGACCTTGCGATCCTCAATGACAGCCCCGTCTATGCCACCCTCGCCGAGCTGAAAGCCGAAGGCAAGATTCGCGGTTTCGGTTTTTCCGGCAAGACCGTCGAAGGCGGCTTGAAGGCTCTGGAACAAGGTGATTGCGCCATGGTCACCTACAATCTGAACGAACAGAACGAGAAAGCCATCATTGACTATGCTGCTGCTCACGGCAAAGCCATCCTGGTGAAAAAGGCCCTGGCCAGCGGCCATGTCTGCCTGAGCCCCGGCGTCGATCCCGTGCGCGCCAGCTTCGAGTTGTTGTTTGAACATCCCGGAGTAGCCAGTGCTATTGTCGGGACCATCAATCCGCTGCACCTCGCCCATAACGTCGCGACCGTCGCCCAGGTCCTTCGTGGAAATTGA
- a CDS encoding FAD-binding oxidoreductase encodes MPSVISTDVLIVGAGVAGLWLNARLRRQGFSTVLVESASLGGGQSVKSQGIIHGGAKYALHGALTGASEAIADMPRRWREALAGSGELDLTGVRLLSEAHYLWSPGTIAGNLTSFFASKAVRGRVDQVKGDQLPPALQDKRFKGKVYRLAELVIDVPSLIQRLADLAGDGLLAGQKIEPLLEGGLLVGLKVDGREIRAQRIVLSAGAGTAALLEALGLTQPAMQRRPLHMILAKGPSLKPLYAHCLGGGTKPRITVTTHPAADGQWVWYLGGDIAEAEGVSRTPAEQIATAQKELGQLLPWIDLSTVQWATLRVDRAEPLQTGLTRPDNAFLAEEGRLLVGWPTKLALAPDFADRVIANLQRDGIQPGPSAALPELPKPPMGVPAWEQLLP; translated from the coding sequence ATGCCATCCGTTATTTCCACCGACGTGCTGATTGTCGGCGCTGGTGTCGCCGGCCTCTGGCTGAATGCGCGTCTGCGTCGTCAGGGTTTTTCGACCGTGCTGGTGGAGAGCGCCAGCCTCGGCGGCGGGCAGAGCGTTAAGTCCCAGGGGATCATCCATGGCGGCGCCAAATACGCGCTGCATGGCGCCCTGACCGGTGCCTCCGAAGCCATCGCCGACATGCCGCGCCGCTGGCGCGAAGCCCTGGCCGGTAGCGGCGAGCTGGACCTGACTGGCGTGCGCCTGTTGTCCGAAGCCCACTATCTGTGGTCCCCCGGTACGATTGCCGGCAACCTCACCAGTTTCTTCGCCAGCAAGGCCGTGCGTGGCCGCGTCGATCAGGTCAAGGGCGATCAACTGCCGCCAGCCCTGCAAGACAAGCGCTTCAAGGGCAAGGTCTATCGCCTCGCCGAACTGGTGATCGATGTGCCAAGCCTGATCCAGCGCCTGGCCGATCTGGCAGGCGACGGTTTGCTTGCCGGGCAGAAAATCGAGCCGTTGCTGGAAGGTGGTTTGCTGGTCGGCCTCAAGGTTGACGGGCGCGAGATCCGCGCCCAGCGCATCGTGCTCAGCGCCGGTGCCGGTACCGCAGCGCTGCTCGAAGCGCTAGGGCTGACTCAACCGGCCATGCAACGCCGACCGCTGCACATGATCCTTGCCAAAGGCCCGAGTTTGAAACCGCTGTACGCCCACTGCCTGGGTGGCGGCACCAAACCGCGCATCACCGTGACCACCCACCCGGCCGCCGATGGCCAATGGGTCTGGTACCTGGGCGGCGATATTGCCGAAGCTGAAGGCGTATCCCGCACGCCTGCCGAGCAAATCGCCACCGCACAGAAAGAGCTCGGCCAGTTGCTGCCCTGGATCGACCTGAGCACCGTGCAATGGGCGACCTTGCGCGTGGATCGCGCCGAGCCGCTGCAAACCGGGCTGACTCGCCCGGACAATGCGTTCCTCGCCGAAGAAGGCCGCCTGCTGGTCGGCTGGCCGACCAAACTGGCGCTGGCCCCGGACTTCGCCGACCGCGTGATCGCCAACCTGCAACGCGACGGCATCCAGCCCGGCCCGAGCGCCGCCCTGCCTGAGCTGCCGAAGCCACCGATGGGCGTGCCTGCCTGGGAGCAACTGCTGCCATGA
- a CDS encoding multidrug efflux SMR transporter, with protein MTAYYYLAIAICAEVIATVSMKAVKGFSTPLPLTLVIIGYGIAFWMLTLVVRTIPVGVTYAVWAGMGIVMVSIAALFIYGQKLDVPAMLGMGLIVLGVVVIQLFSKTAGH; from the coding sequence ATGACCGCCTACTACTATCTGGCCATTGCCATCTGTGCCGAAGTGATTGCCACCGTTTCGATGAAAGCGGTCAAGGGCTTCAGTACGCCACTGCCTCTGACGCTGGTCATCATTGGCTATGGCATCGCGTTCTGGATGCTGACATTGGTGGTGCGCACCATCCCGGTGGGCGTGACCTACGCCGTGTGGGCCGGGATGGGCATTGTCATGGTCAGCATCGCGGCGCTGTTCATCTATGGGCAGAAGCTGGATGTGCCGGCGATGCTGGGGATGGGGTTGATCGTGTTGGGTGTGGTGGTTATCCAGCTGTTCTCCAAAACCGCCGGCCACTAA
- a CDS encoding LysR family transcriptional regulator — protein sequence MNIQWNLDQLRLFVSVAEQRSFSAVARDQRKAQSAVSSSIALLEEDLGVSLFDRSSGRQPRLTEAGNALLEEAREVLRQCERLNGRALAMMRGQEARLRLAQDEAMPYQPIIESFEALAERFPSLEVQLTSAAQGDVARKLVERQADLGLLFYHDQIPEALERRVVGSVEMVTVCGIGHPLAALAEVDCQQLAQHRQLLMSTQSSVYPGSEPASPRVWRADSFYVMAEWLIRGLGWAWLPRHVVQYPVYQNQMIELVSEWTPPALVVELVWRRDEPLGPAARWLAERFAVQLQAIGEKSR from the coding sequence GTGAACATACAATGGAATCTGGACCAGTTACGCCTGTTTGTCAGTGTCGCCGAGCAACGTTCGTTTTCGGCGGTGGCGCGGGATCAGCGCAAGGCGCAATCGGCGGTCAGCAGTTCGATTGCGCTGCTTGAAGAGGATCTGGGCGTGAGCCTGTTCGATCGCAGCAGCGGCCGCCAGCCCAGACTCACCGAAGCTGGCAACGCGTTGCTCGAAGAAGCACGGGAAGTGTTGCGCCAGTGCGAGCGTCTCAATGGCCGCGCCTTGGCGATGATGCGCGGCCAGGAAGCCCGGCTGCGATTGGCCCAGGATGAGGCGATGCCCTATCAGCCAATCATTGAGAGCTTCGAGGCCCTCGCCGAGCGTTTCCCCAGCCTTGAGGTTCAGTTGACCAGCGCCGCCCAAGGCGATGTGGCGCGCAAGCTGGTGGAGCGTCAGGCCGATCTGGGGCTGCTTTTCTATCATGACCAGATTCCCGAAGCCCTTGAACGACGAGTCGTTGGCAGCGTTGAGATGGTCACCGTCTGCGGCATCGGTCATCCTCTGGCGGCGTTGGCTGAAGTGGACTGCCAGCAACTGGCGCAGCATCGGCAGTTGCTGATGTCGACCCAGTCGAGCGTCTACCCTGGCAGCGAGCCGGCCAGCCCACGAGTCTGGCGGGCCGACAGCTTCTACGTGATGGCCGAATGGCTGATTCGCGGGCTGGGCTGGGCCTGGTTGCCAAGGCATGTGGTGCAGTATCCGGTGTACCAGAATCAGATGATCGAACTGGTCAGCGAATGGACCCCGCCAGCGCTGGTGGTGGAGCTGGTCTGGCGCCGCGATGAGCCGCTGGGGCCGGCGGCTCGCTGGCTGGCGGAACGTTTTGCCGTGCAGTTGCAGGCGATTGGCGAAAAAAGCCGATAA